From a single Populus trichocarpa isolate Nisqually-1 chromosome 17, P.trichocarpa_v4.1, whole genome shotgun sequence genomic region:
- the LOC18107449 gene encoding protein SOB FIVE-LIKE 4, with the protein MDSYKQILGAEGCSSSESGWTTYLASPVQEDEDDEGSYDGNNYKAHNVSNNYHYAAAADEVSDDSMASDASSGPHHQNIHENGRGTVHFKHNKGGHFNLQSSSAKKTGKKDKKCDKNSAKKSRKLDAHRKH; encoded by the coding sequence ATGGATTCATACAAACAAATTTTAGGCGCAGAAGGATGCAGCAGCAGCGAATCTGGGTGGACAACGTACCTTGCCTCTCCCGTGCAAGAAGATGAGGATGACGAGGGCAGTTATGATGGTAATAACTACAAGGCTCATAATGTGAGTAACAATTATCACtacgctgctgctgctgatgaaGTCAGTGATGACTCAATGGCTTCTGACGCTTCCTCCGGTCCCCATCATCAAAACATCCATGAGAACGGTCGTGGAACAGTACATTTTAAGCACAACAAGGGTGGTCATTTCAACCTCCAATCTTCCTCAGccaaaaaaacagggaaaaaggACAAGAAGTGTGATAAAAACAGTGCTAAAAAGAGCCGGAAACTTGATGCTCACAGAAAACACTAG